GCGAAAAGCAGTGGGATGAACACTGCGCGTCAGAGAAGCATAACTTCAACGTGAACTCGGACAGAGAACATCAGTGGAACTACAGACAGCCCCCCTGGGGAATGCCCGGAACCAGCTACGAACTCTGTTACAAGTAAGTGAATTATGTTCTACCTTAACTGAATTTGTTTACAGTGAAACTGTGACTCCTCGTGTGAGTTTGTCTGATTGATATTTGTCTGTAGTCCATCTGTTTGTGGActttttagatttttatccaacaaatgtatgttaattttgtttatataaatcTACATGACTGATGAACTGCAGTTACCTAAGTATGAATGGACTTCACGGGAAAAAGTTCTTAGAACAAGTGTTGATGTCTCTTGTATTGATTTCAGACACATCGAGGGCAGGAAGTGTCCGTATTCTAATGTGCCAGACATGTACAATATGTGTCAGTATGCCCACAGCGAGGAGGAACTGGATGAGTGGAAGGAGCGCTATGAGTGGCGACAGATGAAGCGTGACATGGCACGACAGGAAAAGGTCTTCTCCTTCATGGATGAGTTACTGGAGGAATATCAGTCAGCAGAGCAAGGAATTAGAGTGGTCTGTGTTGTATCTAAACGAACATCTTCTGCTTGTATTGTTGTATGTCTGTCCTCAACTTAAACCATAGTCACAACTTGGGAATTCTATCTAACCACACTTCCTACAATTATTTTTTAGAATGCTATAAATGGAAACTAAATCTATATTTTGATAAGTAAAATGAATGCAAATTACTGTAGGGAATAtaatttattcccatgatttctcaatgAAGTCCAaaacatgggaatatatatagAGTTATGCATGAATAGGGAGGggtaatatttttcaacttttgaacatcatagaaaatgtaCAAGTCCCTTATTCTTTAGGAATTTTATTGATGCTTGTTGCAACTAAACTAAGCCAAGAATATGTATCAACCCTTgcatcaatttttttctttgtatcTAGTGTCCTGAATAAGAATTATTACATGAGAAGATTCAAGACAGGAGACTAAGAGGTTAAAGGTTAAATAGGACCTTTAGGAATTTGTCACTGCTTGTGGAACtattttttacatacatgtacacatttttaGTTGATAGTATTTGAACtgtattgtttagtacatttcaCTGAAATAGTGATCGAGTAAATGAATTTCCAGATAGCAGAAGACATACCAGATGTAGTAGTAACCTGTGAACAGGAATTAACAATCTACGAAGAAGAAAAGAATGCCATCTTTACCTGGATATTCAACGTGCAATCAGCGGTACATATTTACAATAGTAGTGCAGTAGGCGTGTACAAATACTGTCAATAATTCCATGGAAATCTTGTAGTCTTATTTTGTGGTATGGTATTAACCTCAAATTGATATGATAGAGATTGACAACTCTTCATTCACGAAATCCATGACAAGGTCGTTTAGAGGTTCTTTTTCTCTCAAATCCAGAGAATTTTACTCCACTTTTCATGTTGAAAACATACATGTTTCTAATTTTCAGAGGCCACTGGAGAAAGTTGCACTACTCTATAACAAAGACCGTCTGCACTTCTCATTGAAAGAGAGTGAACTGGATAAGAACACCCAGATAGCACCAGGTGTGTCATTCCAAATCGGCAGTGGATGCCAGGTTGAGGTTCAGTTCACAGGGAACATGTTTGGATCATTCAATCAGTGGGTTATTTTTGACTTTGGCAGTCGGCCAGTATTGGTACGGAAGCTGTATGTAGAAGTAGGAACCATCGGAACCCACGAAAAAGTCAAGTCTCTACGAGAGAAGTTACAGTTTGACCGCTGGACTGCAGAAAACAGGGAGATTGTACGTTATGAGAGAGCTAATGTAGATGAGCTGGAAAGGAAGCTGACCAGTAAATACAAAGCTCCGTCATCGTCAGAAAGCGTAATCAGTCAGCACAGCGTGACGACGGAACTCAACTGGAACAACTATCATCACAAGATGCACCAACTGCTGGAGATGGAGGAGATGAAACGACACCAGATCATATGCAGGTAAACAAATGCCGGATCATGTCCAGGTAACATACTCCAGATCATATCCAGGTCAATATACACTGGGCACCCATCAAGTCTGGTGTTGTATTCTGATTTTCTATGGATGATTCTTCAACATAGTTTGTAGTTAGTTTGCAAAGATGATAAATGTTGAATATTGCTTTTCAAAGTACTTATGGTTTCCTGACAGAATCATTTCCCTTTCAGTTACAACTTGCGCAAGACTGTCACCATACAGGAGAGCATTCAAGAACAGGTGTTGTTGCTGTCACAAAATGGGGAGTTATTTGCCAAAGTTCCACTGGCAGAATACCTAACAGAGGACACAGACGCGGGTAAACTGATCCTGACAAGCGTGCGAACGGTGCTGCTTGCTCCTCAGAACCACCCCAATAGGAGTGTGTACGAAGCGGTCATCGTTAGGAAAGATAACTTTGGCTATGATGGTCGTGGAAAGGAGTATATCTATCTGTGTCTATCTCTGAAATGTGTGCAGGGCTTGAGTCTCCAGTCCGGAATGACCCTGCAGGTGGAGATCCAGTTCCAGATGGATCGGATGTGGTTCTGTATGATGCATTACGCTGTGGATCATCTCAACTCCACGGACGTTGTGTTCCCAGATGTCTCAAAGATCAAACCTTTTCACGAAAAATCAACATTCAGGATTACGTAAGTCTAACAATgatacatattgaattttgcAAAGGGTGACTTAGATATATTTAAACAGGATCTTTTATTcgttaaaaaagaatatttttcatgtTATTTAGAATTGAGGAAAAAAACTTAAAAACTCCTGttgagaaatatttcattgtttattttcgATCACTGACAGTAAATTATTTCACACGTGTTTTGCAGTTCGTCTGTGCTGAACCCCGACCAGTTGACAGCTATTCAGCACATCGTGACAGAGCGGGTGGGGTACAATCCTCCATTCGTTATCTACGGCCCGTTTGGAACTGGTAAGACAGAGACTATTGCCCAGGCTGTGATGGTCTTAATCCGAGAAAAACCAGACGCCAAAATCCTCATCTGTGCTCAGTCAAACAGGTAATACATtgttatgccccccttcaaagaagaggggcatattggtttgcacctgttggtcggtcggtagaccacatgttgtccgctcaatatcttgagaaccattcacttgatcgtaatgatatttcatatgtgggttggttatgaaaagaagaggacaCCTATTGgatttcaggtcaaaaggttaaaggtcaaggatcaatctACTGTGgccataggaatatactgtccactcaatatcttgagaaccctttgcttgacagacatcagatttggtacactggtacatcttaaggagtagatgacccctattgattttgaggtcacatggtcaaaggtcaagggtcaaactggacataggaatatactatccacacaatatcttgagaaccctttgcttgacagacatcagacttggtacactggtacatcttcaggagaagatgactcctattgattttgaggtcacatggtcaaaggtcaagggtcaaactggacataggaatatactgtctgcttagtatcttgagaaccctttgcttaatagacatcaaacttggtacactgatacgtcttcaggggaagatgacccctattgattttgaggtcacatgttcaaaggtcaagggtcacactggacatgggaatatactgtccgttcaatatcttgagaaccctttgcttgacagacatcaaacttggtacaatggtacatcttcaggagaaaatgacccctattaattttgaggtcacatgttcaaaggtcaagggtcacactggacatgggaatatactgtccgttcaatatcttgagaaccctttgcttgacagacatcaaacttggtacaatggtacatcttcaggagaaaatggcccctattaattttgaggtcacatgtttaaaggtcaagggtcaaactggacattggaatatactgtctgctcaatatcttgagaacccttttcttgacagacaccaaacttggtacactggtacagcataaggagtagatgacccctattgatttttcggtcacatggtcaatttaCTCTtgacatagtaagatattgtctgctcaatattttgaattgacgatactactatcaattaaatgatgtgtgtgtgtataacccttttcaattttgcaccatgggggggcatatgtgttttacaaacatctcttgttcttGTGCAGctgtttttaatatttgtatatacagttgaacttcggtATGTTGAACACAGATATTTCAAATACCagggatatgtcaaagtgatttgGAAGTCCCAACCATTTATTATACGGCAATTTGAATTCAGAAAAACTAGGGCTGCATTGTAGCTTTTGTTCTTTAAACGTTGTACATCCGGTTCACAATGGCAGCTGTTTGCAGTAAAGCAAACAAATTCACGATTGGATAAAGTCTAATAAATGTAAGCAAAATGACAATAAATCAATACAGTCAGAAAATAGTAAGAAATGCGTATGAATAAAATGTAATGATACCGATAATATAGTTTGTTGTAATATTGATGGGAAGATTTTACAGTGGAAAACCCTAAATGTACCTTCAAAGAGATCAAGATGCATAAAGTTTTGTGAATGTAAATAGTCAGTCAGCTAATCAAATATTCGGCTAATCTGATAATTTTTGTCTGACAAATGGGCTATTGGATTAACCGGGACCCCCTGTAGTGAACCTCCAAGGCCAGTGTacaacagttcattataaccaaacttcattatacagtaaaacaaggttATAGCAAACCTATAGctaaaaacagttcattatagtcaaatttcattatacagtaaaacaaggttATAGCAAACCTATAGctaaaaacagttcattataaccaaacttcattatacagtaaaacaaggttATAGCAAACCTATAGctaaaaacagttcattataaccaaacttcattatacagtaaaacaaggttATAGCAAACCTATAGctaaaaacagttcattataaccaaacttcattatacagtaaaacaaggttATAGCAAACCTATAGctaaaaacagttcattatagtCAAATTTCATTATACAATAAAAGAAGGTTATAGCGAACTTtcagggccagcgaaaaacagtttgttatagCCAAACTTCATTACACAGTAAAACAAGGTTATAGCAAACTTCCAGGGCCAGCGAATAATGGTTCGTTATAacaaaacttcattatatccaataattTTTTCCTTATTTTCATATCATAGTGGAATAAATATCAATTCACAATAAGCATGAATCAGatatgtaaatgaaataaaatctcaatatttgatttgatttctaCATGCTTAACCCCCCTTTTTTGTGAAGTGAagtagtttatttttaaaaattaatgtaactgtttttgttgaaaataaaacatggcCATATTCTCTTTGTAGTGCAGCGGATCTGTACCTGACAAAACATTTTGATCCGTTCTTGAGGAAGACTAGCTATAATACCAAAATACGACGTGTGTATTTCAAAGAGAGGCGTGTCAACACTGTCCAACCAGAGGTCAAGAAATATTGCCAGCTGAACCCAAATAAGGATGAATTTGAGTTCCCAACTCATGATGATATAAAGAACCACAATATAGTGATAGTGACAATGTCCACGTCACTGTTACTATCGGAGTTGGGCCTACAGGACTACTTTACACACATTTTCGTGGATGAGGCTGCCCAGACTCTGGAGGCGGAGGCCGTAATGCCTCTCACCCTGGCCAGTGAGAAGACGTGCATTGTATTGGCTGGCGATCATCAGCAGATCAGTCCCAAGGTGTACAGCCCAGAGGCGTGTGATCAGAAGTTTGATATGTCACTGTTAGAGAGACTCTTCCAGTATTACGATTCATTCTCTCACAAGATTGATCCAGCTAAACCACTGAACATTCTCCTAAGAATTAATTACAGAACCAAAATGGAGATTTTACGTTTCATCTCGGCTATATTTTATGGTGGCCCCGATAAGCTGGAGTCCAGGGCTAACATTCCGTCTGTATTGGAGATTACGCCGCTGATGTTTTATGCCGTGCAGGGTGTCGAGATTCAGGATAAGGACAGCATTTCTTTCTACAACATGTCAGAGGTCCAAGAGGTGGTGGAGAGGGTGCATGAACTGTACCTCAACTGGCCAGCAGAATGGGGCGAGAGGAACGCCAAGGCCATTGGAGTGGTCACCCCTTATTTTGATCAGGTGAGATTAACATTGATTACAGTTTTACATCGTTTTCGCAATATTTCAGGCATTTTATGGTGGGGTGAAAATAACAATATTAAACAAAACCCATTATTAGAAGTACACTGTGTTGAACACACTTTTCAACATTCTGTATCTTTATCTTTGGATATTGCTTGGGGTttgttgggggttttttttgggggggggggggggtattcatttatacattgtacagtatatacaggAAATTCCTAAATCAATTTGTTTTAGAAATTTTCTTAATCATTACTATTGCTAGATAAAATTGAATTTGAGTTTGTGAAAAATGATCCCCCATTGATAAGTCTTTTGTACTCTGGTTCTTTGTTCATTGTTGAATTAGatattttactttttctaagGTACAACTCATAAGAAAAGCCTTACGAAAGAAACACCCTGACCTAAAGAATATAACTGTCGAGAGAGTGAATAATGTTCAAGGTACGGAGCTCCATTTAacaattatcttttaaaagtttaaatattGAAGATTAATCAAGATTTTAATACCTGTGGTAAAACTGATATAATTTTCTGCCTTTTAGGGAAGGAATTTCGAGCACTGTTTATTTCGACTGTGAGAACTCGAGGCCTGATTGACTCGCAGTACAAACCCGAAGGGGAATGCGAGGGAGATGGGGGGTATTATGGCTTCCTTTCTGACCGCAAGCTGCTGAACACCGCCCTTACACGAGCCCAGTCCTACGTGGCAGTGGTGGGGGACCCGGTGGCATTGTGTGCCATCGGAGAATGCCTAACCGTTTGGAGAACGTATCTAAAGCATTGTCAGAACATGAAGAGCATCCAGCCGTCCACATTAACATTGGAATCCATCAAACAGCAGGTGTCGAATCTGGCTCAGTCCCCGGCCAGACAAAGAATGGAGGAAAGAAGTGGACAGAATAAACCTCAAGGGCAGGTAACTTTTTCACAGGAGTCGAAACCTTCTTCTGAGGGACGGAATGTAGGGCCTCAAAGTTTGTCACATCCAGGTCACGGACAGCTAATGCCAGCCCCACTCTCCCATCCCAGTCTGCGGAACGAAGCTTGGAAGCAGACGTCGAAGGAAGCTCTACTAAGTAATCTGTTTTCTACACATGAAGTTAAGCCCCTTGTTAAGTCGATGTCACAGCTGAACGAGATAAGCAGCCGACCCATACCACATCAACAGAGGGAGAAGATAGTGTACTCATATGACTGGAGTGAATGTTATGACACAGCTACGGACGACCTGTTGAAACAGATGGCAGAAGAAGCAATCCGAATGGAGAGAGTATTGAAACAGAGAGATAAAGCTAAAGTTCCAGAAGGACCAGTGTATGTGGAATTTATTGACTTCAACGAAAGTAATGGTcatgttaaaatgttttataatgATTCATCACAATCAGTCGGAAAAGGTGATTTCAAGGAGATTCAGTTGTATGATGAAACTCAGCTTCAGGCCATGATGCAGAAGTATCCAGAGCGGTTTAAAAGGTGTATCTTTAGTAAGGATCAGGATAGGATGCATGCTGAGGTTATAGAACAGCGGCCCCATCACAGTCCGGTGGAGATTGGTAATGTACGGGACAGTGGCACCGCCATGGACGGAGATGAGGTGGTGGTAGAGATCCTACCCTCTGAAGATGTTGACGAGTTGGACTTGGATAATATGGACTTCAGTCGTCATGGACGAGTGGTCGGAATTCTGAACAGAAAGATTGATCCAGAGTATAAGTGTTTTGTGTGTCATGTGGATCCAGACAACACGGGAATAATGATCCCTATTAATACAGGAGCACATAAGATGTATGCCCTGTCAACTGGAGGGGAGGAGTGTAATAACGAGGTGTGTGTGTATCAGATCTCTAAAGAGGGCCAGGTGAAGCAGAGTCAGATCGTCAAAATTAACCCAGTCAACTGtcaagagacattatttgttgtgAGGTTCTTAAAGTGGCATCCTACTCTTTACTTTCCTTTAGGCATTACTGTAGGGGTGATTCCGGCTGGTACCACCCACCAATCGGCTATCGGTATTCTGAATTTGGAGTATGACATCAAGAAAGAGGTCAGTAAGGCTGTGGAGCAGGAGGTGCAGACACATTTTCCTACCAATTACACCATCCCGGTCAAGGAGTATGATAAACGCCTTAATCTGCGCGAAAAGTGGACATTTTCTATCAGTCCTAATGACTCAGAAATCGGTCAAGCGTTAAGCATCGAAGAAACTGTAGATGGAAATTATTACATTGGCGTGCATGTAAGCGATGTGACATATTTTGTTAAGATGAACAGTAATATTGATACAGAAGCTAGAAACAAAACAGAGTCGATCGTTCTCCCTAACGCAGAGAAACTCCACATGCTACCAGATAAGCTCAGCACTGATCTTTGTAGCTTAAAACCAGGTGTAGATAGGTTAACTTTGTCTGTCTTCTTAACTGTATCGAAATCAGGAGAAATCataagagctgatccaaaaagGTGCATTATCAACTCTAAGAAAAAGTTTACTTTTGAAGACGTAGCAGATGTCCTGGTGGACCCTAACGCTGCCTCGGATTACCTGAAAAGCTGTATAATCGTGTTGTTTCACATGTCCAGGGTTTGGCGTAGACAGAGGTTGGGTAATGCGAGTTTGTATCGAGACGTCGATGTAACGCAGGGAGATAAACATTCACCGGAAGCTTACATTATGCTGCAGGAGTTAATGATCCACACTAACCACCAGATAGCCAGGTTTCTGCTACAGCAGTTCCCCAGTATGGTGCCTCTTTATTGTCAAGGTCAACCAAATGAAACTGAGCTGGAGAAATGGAGACAAGAGCATGCGGCAGACGCCATTAATTCTATCGCCTTAACCAAACCGTTCCTTGAAGGCCACAAAACTTGTCAATGTAAGATGGCCTGTACGTGCATTATAAATTACATCAAGCGAACTAGCAATATCAAGGTACACGACTCCTTTGATGTGTGTCGGACATTATGGCAGGCTCTTTGTGAAGCAGCTGAGATGGGCAACATGAGTTTTGTTCAGAACATTCTTATAGCTGCCGAGAGCCACCCTCAGTTGACTGTAGCACTGATGAAACTTGATGCCATTCAGAATCGATCCGAATATATCTGTTCTGATGAAAGTCCAGCTCATGGACACTACTCACTAAATCTTGCTCGGTATGTCCATTTTGTGAATCCCATCAGTCGTTATATGGACTTAGTCACACACAGACTGGTCGTAGCTGCCGTGGAGAAGTCACCTGTGGGTTATAACCAGTCCGATATTAAACAGCTTTGTTCCTATCTCACGAACGCCAGTGACGGTGTCCGGCAGTACCAACGAGAAGTACAGAACGTTCATCTCTCTCTGATGCTGAAATCTAAACCAGTCAGTATGTCGCCATCTATAGAAAGAATTAACGAAGAAGAAATTGTGCTATGTTTTCCACCCACTTTTGGGAATGTTCCAGGTTCAAAGAGaagaataaaattaaatttacttgCTCTGAAGGAACCACCTAAACTTCTGGACACCAGAGAGAAAGGATTACAGTTAAGTTGGAGGGAACGAATTTATGATCTTATAGCCCCACCAGGAGGGATGGACTCTAATGAAGAAAAGGAACTTAATCCCCATCAGCACATATACCAGATCCCTTCTTTCCATTGGCAGAAGCTATTAATGGCCATTAGAGATGAAAATCAAGACAAACTACGCACAACAGTCCTGTCTGTAAAAGACCAAGTCAGAAACCCGGCACATAGTAAAAACTTTGCTACTGAGATTACAACGGAACGTCTTGTTGAAGGAGAAATGCTTCCTTATACCGAgtttaatgtaaa
This genomic window from Ostrea edulis chromosome 4, xbOstEdul1.1, whole genome shotgun sequence contains:
- the LOC125668473 gene encoding helicase with zinc finger domain 2-like isoform X1 → MDLPWSDGIYPSDVPRDFEEVRNREERKERISLYWESMVNDQEPRVHKNALLHLMQDLKDEGNDLFKEGDFDNSWMHYRNALFIARILEVRFYHIVDKEFISTLFSNRAFCCLKKEMYVEAVQDCESAIQIFPGNIKAYYRQVLALKAQKRLTDALKVAEKGMETKPGVFKEILEELKELIAEEKNPTSVSAKDAKPVEDRELDNEWLQGTNINVTKQSEPRQKMPSKKNKGKSNTKQVKVNGNSSKNTKGTEKPSHEIGNGAVESEGAESDDTEGTDDRLSEDENFVNNFMSVRNTKLGITGQNFHLKFPATVDVSEPVNKSQSMGLDCFSPPAGKTPVKPEFVHNPQNISSSVSSLSSRASTPNQRALSQSTIDEIKKIKFPLDDYYDWKLACRQCFLKVGEGVKGFRYHVNLSHECVKDVLLVRDKKEGKNWVKVRPRPESKFQQFGNYKLCNHFSSGNPCSVGEEKCTFAHNIAERKLWDMDRIQSFLLLDFIGKVQQYKIDTSEELVRLQSTDSGAGKRSDPAIPGLNYKTKQTKPPPSVPIEQVQTQMKQPLLPTPPRAHLPPSNLPAAPIMNRPRMPGPPLQGFSDPYKYMVPPPPHGMGPMPHGMPFPPHMMKNRFPVHGLPPRMMPPFSSPTSQAQIRPNMMRAPAPKPVADSMPYDDSSDSTTSYTQEFPLSSTHDYKLVCKNCYKVDNTSGMYVYQPGQHKCEENILIVRPKHIASQWLKIRERKNHRVFTGSYIWCNSIRVGGICRYGEDSCSFAHNEWEQLLWTLEKDDEFNITEFIIQSRSKSLDKGYSIADILQRHSGYLSFVCKACFYNTPQMINREGAEGKCSGKSKHDWSDYKILAHFSSDGSVTIINPRGFLHKTAFFKICKWLHYCRNRINAECRFAHSMVERDLWMFERDTGYSQDRIVELANKQLGISTNVQEAKTYTSEITPSATLFQSSTVQTPTSAVKSVSQTQDTKPLASVDEDDDDLCPYIIQELCLTCWKNGKKSIQDGTKDRCVKNHSNWKTNQVYLVSPSNKEIRVLPRKIPSGFRFILCSYIEKRGKCGYTGGGPCQFAHSQEELEIWQWMCAHDIRKLDDLHRASKEAQVTRAAQVKNKAISGESVVSVTKRVALPTQVKFSMYYCSYCGKQCNSEKQWDEHCASEKHNFNVNSDREHQWNYRQPPWGMPGTSYELCYKHIEGRKCPYSNVPDMYNMCQYAHSEEELDEWKERYEWRQMKRDMARQEKVFSFMDELLEEYQSAEQGIRVIAEDIPDVVVTCEQELTIYEEEKNAIFTWIFNVQSARPLEKVALLYNKDRLHFSLKESELDKNTQIAPGVSFQIGSGCQVEVQFTGNMFGSFNQWVIFDFGSRPVLVRKLYVEVGTIGTHEKVKSLREKLQFDRWTAENREIVRYERANVDELERKLTSKYKAPSSSESVISQHSVTTELNWNNYHHKMHQLLEMEEMKRHQIICSYNLRKTVTIQESIQEQVLLLSQNGELFAKVPLAEYLTEDTDAGKLILTSVRTVLLAPQNHPNRSVYEAVIVRKDNFGYDGRGKEYIYLCLSLKCVQGLSLQSGMTLQVEIQFQMDRMWFCMMHYAVDHLNSTDVVFPDVSKIKPFHEKSTFRITSSVLNPDQLTAIQHIVTERVGYNPPFVIYGPFGTGKTETIAQAVMVLIREKPDAKILICAQSNSAADLYLTKHFDPFLRKTSYNTKIRRVYFKERRVNTVQPEVKKYCQLNPNKDEFEFPTHDDIKNHNIVIVTMSTSLLLSELGLQDYFTHIFVDEAAQTLEAEAVMPLTLASEKTCIVLAGDHQQISPKVYSPEACDQKFDMSLLERLFQYYDSFSHKIDPAKPLNILLRINYRTKMEILRFISAIFYGGPDKLESRANIPSVLEITPLMFYAVQGVEIQDKDSISFYNMSEVQEVVERVHELYLNWPAEWGERNAKAIGVVTPYFDQVQLIRKALRKKHPDLKNITVERVNNVQGKEFRALFISTVRTRGLIDSQYKPEGECEGDGGYYGFLSDRKLLNTALTRAQSYVAVVGDPVALCAIGECLTVWRTYLKHCQNMKSIQPSTLTLESIKQQVSNLAQSPARQRMEERSGQNKPQGQVTFSQESKPSSEGRNVGPQSLSHPGHGQLMPAPLSHPSLRNEAWKQTSKEALLSNLFSTHEVKPLVKSMSQLNEISSRPIPHQQREKIVYSYDWSECYDTATDDLLKQMAEEAIRMERVLKQRDKAKVPEGPVYVEFIDFNESNGHVKMFYNDSSQSVGKGDFKEIQLYDETQLQAMMQKYPERFKRCIFSKDQDRMHAEVIEQRPHHSPVEIGNVRDSGTAMDGDEVVVEILPSEDVDELDLDNMDFSRHGRVVGILNRKIDPEYKCFVCHVDPDNTGIMIPINTGAHKMYALSTGGEECNNEVCVYQISKEGQVKQSQIVKINPVNCQETLFVVRFLKWHPTLYFPLGITVGVIPAGTTHQSAIGILNLEYDIKKEVSKAVEQEVQTHFPTNYTIPVKEYDKRLNLREKWTFSISPNDSEIGQALSIEETVDGNYYIGVHVSDVTYFVKMNSNIDTEARNKTESIVLPNAEKLHMLPDKLSTDLCSLKPGVDRLTLSVFLTVSKSGEIIRADPKRCIINSKKKFTFEDVADVLVDPNAASDYLKSCIIVLFHMSRVWRRQRLGNASLYRDVDVTQGDKHSPEAYIMLQELMIHTNHQIARFLLQQFPSMVPLYCQGQPNETELEKWRQEHAADAINSIALTKPFLEGHKTCQCKMACTCIINYIKRTSNIKVHDSFDVCRTLWQALCEAAEMGNMSFVQNILIAAESHPQLTVALMKLDAIQNRSEYICSDESPAHGHYSLNLARYVHFVNPISRYMDLVTHRLVVAAVEKSPVGYNQSDIKQLCSYLTNASDGVRQYQREVQNVHLSLMLKSKPVSMSPSIERINEEEIVLCFPPTFGNVPGSKRRIKLNLLALKEPPKLLDTREKGLQLSWRERIYDLIAPPGGMDSNEEKELNPHQHIYQIPSFHWQKLLMAIRDENQDKLRTTVLSVKDQVRNPAHSKNFATEITTERLVEGEMLPYTEFNVKFKNSALLAVQVTAEMLHGLLTPTLQLLNLIPNLDICLEHRSNSRQCFAQEPVSYASKESYAHETDYVDSWLGVLNIEAAQTAVDESNSVLIRNVFLHWKYEGTDENLFTAQFCLPLEFCKKRNIRFSSDAMIDDLFDPENVHFAESYFLDFICVRYSRVQVTGHKEQDQMMGGDMANKWVGHCVVTSVTRNEKELKVRLRLHHSSVEPPSYLQSPQMNKTPCTIEWIHKTMEARRMECAIRTIPDSGQLAKDIALGRIPVPTVDYRDVEILRQFPAPGLPALNPVQDQAVSTAMKQPFTVITGPPGTGKSLMASRLIYMVSLRNKMVPVSGIKPQILVCAPNDQSLDILIDYLSCLGQSCPKILRVYDEKMEQQEFPRPGQLTPLQWTVNNAHNTPLVQEKFALHHKIRNQETMFGSSISQFDMLFRLYPDDITDQQVEEYEAIVKKAEMVELREAEILVCTCTASARSQIRNSCNVTQVVIDNCGMVSEPECMIPIATFDSVKQVLVLGDIQQVPYNIRSPVARSQGLTTSLLDRYRNQAVRLQTQYRMQQDISDFASLALSGEVLSCGTENQKQMLTLFTKDKPVTFCQFYGKEESTGQEIVNQEESSLAVAVASKLVNRHHLAEESIVILSFYQGQCAMISKKLQQKGHKNIAVCSVESCQGREWDNVILSTVRTIPGHTVELRSTTEWKEMHLGHLMNHGLVNQALTRAKKRLIILGNNNLLRCDALWEKYLQLCLSKGQVSDGRQYLKWLN